The following coding sequences are from one Selenomonas sputigena ATCC 35185 window:
- the cobN gene encoding cobaltochelatase subunit CobN has translation MKIAVYTNIQRVFALVHRVQEACVSAVPSLAMAVRLADGMDSWREAQEKADVTLFLWMGTGLDNPFLQQASRTLQKSRAPHLILVDNAEHDKVSYGFSAEEIALAWQYFRYDGEENMKNFLLHLAKKFGLSAEPEPPRTLPWHGIYHPDWHGDCQDIEGYRAAHCRDGRRTIGVIFYRSEWIAGDFTYHTALIRAIEAQGLNAVAVFSNSYRDERVESPTLFDAMKRYFCCEGETVVDAIITTMKFSIKAGGTRIEDLYALGVPLLEAYTVLAPKEEWERSPAGLDPMEVSFSVCMPEFDGVLHAVPIAAKVLDETGTPRYAPLEERMERLARKAKKWANLRHKANEEKKIAIVFHNYPPTNANIGSAAGLDSPESVRRLLARMREAGYRVDFVPESSQELMDILTNHATNDRRFMSEERVKNADGQLTAAQYERFFKALPQKVKEHLRKDWGEAPGEVFNYDGTLLVPGTLNGNIFLTVQPLRGFGEDPGKLLHSPDAAPTHHYIGFYHWLRDLWQADAVVHVGTHGSLEWLPGKSTALSNECYPDVSLGDLPDVYPYWITIVGEGIQAKRRGAACLISHLSPPMQLAGAFDELQELEQALDEYVHFRAAQPDNLAVVQEIVREKAALCHFEDSIEEGEDFDAYVAALHNYVTDIKNMQIRTGLHILGQVPEAEKLLDLVLALVRVEHGGEPSLLRLIAKEEGYDYEELLEHSERMTEDGMTYGRKLDAMEDVMRLLLVRIAARAYMPQAAREVLALEPFASYSAAGREGLLAALGEVTEKIVPRLLRTEEELTGTLRALSGGYIEPGPAGAPTTNGADVLPTGRNFYGLDPRCLPTPAAWEYGKELGDALVEQYISEEGRYPEAVGIVFWAGSNMRSHGQCIAELFYLMGVRPVWQRPSQRVVGLEVIPLAKLKRPRIDVTARISGLFRDAVPNAIRWVDEAVKLAAAQDESADENFVRKHILADTAWLEEQGEEHTLAWERASCRIFGDPPGAYGAGVGDLLESKAWQTLDDLAAVYTRFSGTAYGADGMARGYDPELFQRRMKELDVTVKNEDTRETHMFSSDDYNAYHGGMIATVRALTGKAPRSYSGDTSDRQRIVVRTVAAEAERLFRGEAMNPKFIEGMKEHGYKGASDLANYLAHSYQWDATSAVMEDWMYEGYARKYVLDASMQEWLQEVNPWALHRMAETLLEAEQRGLWKAREETKEELRELFLSIEGDLEERAEQIV, from the coding sequence ATGAAGATCGCAGTCTATACGAATATTCAGCGCGTCTTTGCGCTCGTCCATCGCGTGCAGGAAGCGTGCGTGTCGGCAGTTCCCTCGCTGGCGATGGCTGTCCGCCTAGCGGATGGCATGGATTCGTGGCGCGAGGCGCAGGAGAAGGCCGATGTCACACTGTTCCTGTGGATGGGCACAGGGCTGGACAATCCCTTCCTGCAGCAGGCGTCGCGCACTTTACAGAAGAGCCGTGCGCCGCATTTGATTCTCGTGGACAATGCCGAGCATGACAAGGTCAGCTATGGCTTCTCGGCAGAGGAAATCGCTCTCGCCTGGCAGTATTTCCGCTACGACGGCGAGGAGAATATGAAAAACTTTCTGCTGCATCTTGCCAAAAAGTTCGGGCTTTCCGCTGAGCCGGAGCCGCCGCGCACGCTGCCTTGGCACGGCATATACCATCCCGATTGGCATGGCGATTGCCAGGACATTGAGGGATATCGTGCCGCGCATTGCCGTGACGGCCGGCGGACGATCGGCGTCATCTTCTATCGTTCGGAATGGATCGCGGGGGACTTCACCTATCACACGGCATTGATTCGTGCGATAGAGGCGCAGGGACTCAATGCCGTCGCGGTCTTCTCCAATTCCTATCGCGACGAGCGCGTGGAGTCGCCGACGCTCTTCGACGCCATGAAGCGATACTTCTGCTGCGAAGGGGAGACCGTCGTCGACGCAATTATCACGACGATGAAGTTTTCCATCAAGGCGGGCGGCACGCGCATCGAAGATCTCTATGCGCTCGGCGTGCCGCTTCTTGAAGCGTATACGGTGCTTGCGCCCAAGGAAGAATGGGAAAGGTCGCCTGCGGGACTCGACCCGATGGAGGTGTCCTTCAGCGTCTGTATGCCGGAGTTCGACGGCGTCCTTCATGCCGTGCCGATTGCGGCGAAGGTGCTCGATGAGACGGGAACGCCTCGCTATGCGCCGCTTGAGGAGCGTATGGAGCGTCTGGCGCGAAAGGCGAAGAAGTGGGCGAATCTGCGCCATAAGGCGAACGAGGAGAAGAAGATAGCCATCGTCTTTCACAACTATCCGCCGACGAATGCGAATATCGGCAGTGCGGCGGGGCTTGACTCGCCAGAGAGCGTGCGCCGCCTCCTCGCGAGAATGCGTGAGGCGGGCTATCGCGTCGATTTCGTGCCGGAGAGCAGCCAAGAGCTCATGGATATTCTTACGAATCACGCGACGAATGACCGCCGCTTCATGAGTGAAGAGCGGGTAAAGAATGCCGACGGACAGCTTACGGCGGCGCAGTATGAAAGATTCTTCAAGGCGCTGCCGCAAAAGGTCAAGGAACATCTGAGGAAGGATTGGGGCGAAGCGCCGGGCGAGGTGTTCAACTACGACGGCACGCTGCTCGTGCCCGGCACGCTCAACGGCAATATCTTTCTCACGGTGCAGCCGCTGCGCGGCTTCGGCGAGGATCCGGGCAAGCTGCTGCATTCGCCCGACGCCGCGCCCACGCATCACTACATCGGCTTTTATCACTGGCTGCGCGATCTGTGGCAGGCGGACGCCGTCGTCCACGTCGGCACGCACGGCTCCTTGGAGTGGCTGCCTGGCAAGAGCACGGCGCTCTCGAACGAATGCTATCCCGACGTCTCGCTCGGTGATCTGCCCGACGTATATCCCTACTGGATCACGATTGTCGGCGAGGGCATACAGGCAAAAAGGCGCGGCGCAGCGTGCCTCATCAGCCATCTTTCGCCGCCGATGCAGCTCGCGGGCGCTTTCGACGAGCTGCAGGAGCTTGAGCAGGCGCTCGACGAGTACGTTCATTTCCGTGCGGCTCAGCCTGACAATCTGGCAGTGGTACAAGAAATCGTGCGCGAGAAGGCGGCGCTCTGCCATTTCGAGGATTCCATCGAGGAAGGCGAGGATTTCGACGCCTATGTCGCTGCTCTGCACAATTATGTGACGGACATCAAGAACATGCAGATCCGCACGGGACTTCATATCCTCGGGCAAGTTCCGGAAGCTGAAAAACTCTTGGATCTCGTGCTCGCGCTCGTGCGCGTCGAGCATGGCGGCGAGCCGTCACTCCTGCGTCTCATCGCCAAGGAAGAGGGCTACGATTACGAAGAGCTTTTGGAGCACAGCGAACGCATGACGGAGGACGGCATGACGTACGGCAGAAAGCTCGATGCGATGGAAGACGTCATGCGCCTGCTTCTCGTGCGTATCGCCGCGCGCGCCTACATGCCGCAGGCAGCGAGAGAAGTGTTGGCTTTGGAACCGTTCGCCTCGTACAGTGCGGCAGGCAGGGAAGGACTTCTGGCGGCGCTCGGCGAAGTTACGGAGAAGATCGTGCCGCGCCTTCTGCGCACGGAGGAGGAGCTGACGGGCACGCTCCGCGCCCTTTCGGGCGGATACATCGAGCCGGGGCCGGCGGGAGCGCCGACGACGAACGGCGCAGACGTCCTTCCGACAGGACGCAACTTCTACGGACTCGATCCGCGCTGTCTGCCGACGCCCGCGGCGTGGGAGTACGGCAAGGAACTGGGCGATGCGCTCGTCGAGCAGTATATCAGCGAGGAGGGACGCTACCCAGAGGCGGTCGGCATCGTCTTCTGGGCAGGCTCAAACATGCGCAGTCATGGACAGTGCATAGCCGAGCTGTTCTACCTCATGGGCGTGCGCCCCGTCTGGCAGAGACCGTCGCAGCGCGTCGTCGGGCTTGAGGTCATCCCTCTCGCCAAGCTCAAGCGGCCGCGCATCGACGTGACGGCGCGCATCAGCGGTCTCTTCCGCGATGCCGTGCCGAACGCCATCCGCTGGGTCGACGAGGCTGTGAAGCTTGCAGCAGCGCAGGATGAGAGCGCAGATGAAAATTTCGTGCGCAAGCACATCCTCGCGGACACGGCATGGCTCGAAGAGCAGGGCGAAGAGCATACTCTCGCTTGGGAACGCGCCTCGTGCCGTATCTTCGGCGACCCGCCGGGCGCTTACGGCGCGGGCGTCGGCGACCTTTTGGAGTCGAAGGCATGGCAGACGCTCGACGATCTTGCGGCTGTCTACACGCGCTTTTCGGGCACGGCTTACGGTGCGGACGGCATGGCGCGCGGCTACGATCCCGAGCTTTTCCAGCGGCGCATGAAGGAGCTTGATGTCACGGTCAAGAACGAGGACACGCGCGAGACGCACATGTTCAGCTCGGACGATTATAACGCCTACCACGGCGGCATGATCGCCACCGTGCGTGCGCTCACGGGCAAGGCGCCGCGCTCTTACAGCGGCGATACAAGCGACCGTCAGCGCATCGTCGTGCGCACCGTCGCCGCAGAAGCCGAGCGGCTGTTCCGCGGCGAGGCGATGAATCCAAAATTCATCGAGGGCATGAAAGAGCATGGCTACAAGGGAGCTTCCGACCTTGCGAATTATCTCGCGCACAGCTATCAATGGGATGCGACGAGCGCCGTCATGGAGGATTGGATGTACGAAGGATATGCGCGCAAGTATGTGCTCGATGCGTCGATGCAGGAGTGGCTGCAGGAGGTCAACCCCTGGGCGCTGCACCGCATGGCGGAAACGCTGCTAGAGGCGGAGCAGCGCGGCTTGTGGAAAGCGCGTGAGGAGACGAAGGAGGAATTGCGCGAGCTGTTCCTCTCCATCGAGGGCGATTTGGAAGAGAGGGCGGAACAAATTGTATAA
- a CDS encoding adenosylcobinamide amidohydrolase, with protein sequence MELARLTTGDVAYHYDKSIVLVFSGRRKVLSTSLYNGGYHEDFEAVFNRDMTQGSGMPCESFAPTYVESMKIVAERLGLAPELTSGMGTAAHMENASIVSRSYKELTVTAIVTGGVETNGGRVGDPASYYKTAEKKCGTINIMLVIDADLPPGILARALVTCTEAKTAALQELMAPSRYSTGLATGSGTDQTIVVANSESPLFFEGAGKHSKLGELIGLAVMAAVKEALKRQSGLTPAQQHDLLRRLRRFGVTEEALWQRYKEEAGANALIKAQFIAALEKMTAVPALFPLGVLFIHLYDEHLWGLLEKEETWEAAEKLLKEMAAALRLKTQEGMLMQEDYMESLAMLLVRAVVERAARAVSEETDADDA encoded by the coding sequence ATGGAATTGGCAAGACTGACGACGGGCGACGTCGCTTATCACTATGACAAGAGCATCGTTTTGGTTTTCAGCGGGCGGCGCAAGGTACTCAGCACTTCGCTTTACAACGGCGGCTACCATGAGGATTTCGAAGCGGTGTTCAACCGCGATATGACGCAGGGATCGGGAATGCCCTGCGAATCCTTTGCACCGACGTACGTCGAGAGCATGAAGATCGTGGCGGAGCGGCTCGGTCTTGCACCGGAATTGACCTCGGGCATGGGTACGGCGGCGCACATGGAAAACGCCTCCATCGTGTCGCGAAGCTACAAGGAACTGACCGTGACGGCGATCGTAACGGGCGGCGTGGAAACGAACGGCGGGCGCGTCGGCGATCCTGCGTCTTACTACAAGACGGCGGAGAAGAAATGCGGCACGATCAACATCATGCTCGTCATCGACGCCGATCTGCCGCCCGGAATTCTTGCGCGTGCTCTCGTGACCTGCACGGAGGCGAAGACGGCGGCGCTGCAGGAACTCATGGCGCCGAGCCGCTATTCCACAGGACTCGCCACGGGTTCGGGCACGGATCAGACGATCGTCGTCGCCAACAGCGAATCGCCGCTCTTCTTCGAGGGTGCGGGCAAACATTCCAAGCTCGGCGAGCTCATCGGTCTCGCCGTCATGGCGGCAGTCAAGGAAGCGCTCAAAAGGCAGTCGGGTCTTACGCCCGCGCAGCAGCACGACCTGCTGCGCCGCCTGCGCCGCTTCGGCGTCACGGAAGAAGCGCTGTGGCAGCGATATAAGGAAGAGGCGGGCGCAAATGCCTTAATCAAGGCGCAATTCATCGCAGCTTTGGAAAAAATGACCGCTGTGCCGGCGCTCTTCCCCTTGGGCGTGCTCTTTATCCATCTCTATGATGAGCATCTTTGGGGACTGCTGGAAAAGGAGGAGACTTGGGAAGCAGCCGAAAAACTGCTGAAAGAGATGGCGGCAGCGCTTCGCCTGAAGACGCAGGAGGGCATGCTCATGCAGGAAGATTATATGGAGTCCCTTGCGATGCTTCTCGTGCGTGCCGTCGTCGAGCGTGCGGCTCGGGCAGTTTCGGAGGAAACGGATGCAGATGATGCATGA
- a CDS encoding VWA domain-containing protein — MEYPRYPFTAVVGQEQAKKALLLALVNPRTGGLLISGNRGTAKSVLVRAAAPFTPTGSLVELPLGATDDMVFGSLDVDAALRNGERRLRHGLLHRAAHTLIYMDEVNLLREEVLKSVLESASAGMFSLERDGVSAVEEISCLPVGTMDPAEGVLSPVLLDSFGMFAAMDDVEETEQRTEIARRVLAFERAPKAFCRAYAQQEAELQQKAARAREMLPAVEVSRAILHLAAQYAARALCVGNRAEIYLVEAARALAALAGRIYVMPQDIEEAALFVLAHRMSRKKEQREESSRRQREPQESQAEPQEESEDEADDAPQEERPDDVLTRDATGGESKEQEDDRGESQEKEAQADEEQASPADGDSGGEDRDETHSIEAVMARLSLLRETVCVRKGKSGRRAIVQLDVPAGRPWRTSLPRTGRRIDLAFAATLRAAAPYQRQRHGEQAVVIRAEDLRVWIRARRASANILFLVDASGSMGAKERMKMVKGAVLALLREAYQKRDRVGLIAFRRTSAETLLPMTRSVELAEKALRSLPTGGKTPLAEGLAAALKMMDELSRKEGAETVLVLVTDGRTNVSAAGKAKEEALRAAEEIARRDAHCIVLDTEKNFPKVGLAPEIAQRMNAGYATLERLCAEGVLEVVRRFRDMQE; from the coding sequence ATGGAATATCCGCGCTATCCGTTTACCGCTGTCGTCGGTCAGGAGCAGGCAAAGAAGGCGCTTCTTCTCGCGCTCGTGAATCCGCGCACGGGCGGCTTGCTCATTTCAGGCAATCGCGGCACGGCGAAATCCGTCCTTGTGCGTGCGGCAGCGCCGTTCACGCCGACAGGGAGTCTCGTCGAACTGCCGCTTGGCGCGACGGACGATATGGTCTTCGGCAGCCTCGATGTGGATGCGGCACTGCGGAACGGCGAGCGTCGTCTGCGCCATGGACTCCTGCATCGCGCGGCGCATACGCTCATTTACATGGACGAGGTGAATCTCCTGCGCGAGGAGGTCTTGAAGTCTGTCTTAGAGAGCGCGTCGGCGGGGATGTTTTCCTTGGAGCGCGACGGCGTATCGGCGGTCGAGGAGATAAGCTGTCTGCCTGTCGGGACGATGGATCCTGCAGAAGGCGTGCTCTCGCCCGTGCTGCTCGACAGCTTCGGCATGTTCGCGGCGATGGATGATGTGGAAGAGACGGAGCAGCGTACTGAGATCGCGCGGCGCGTGCTCGCTTTTGAGCGTGCGCCAAAAGCTTTCTGCCGCGCGTATGCGCAGCAGGAAGCCGAGCTGCAGCAGAAGGCGGCACGAGCGCGAGAGATGCTTCCTGCTGTGGAAGTTTCCCGTGCCATCCTGCATCTCGCTGCGCAGTACGCCGCACGTGCCCTTTGCGTGGGAAATCGCGCCGAAATCTATCTCGTGGAAGCGGCGCGCGCCTTGGCGGCGCTCGCCGGGCGCATCTATGTGATGCCGCAGGACATTGAGGAAGCGGCGCTCTTCGTGCTCGCGCATCGCATGAGCCGAAAAAAGGAGCAGCGCGAAGAGAGCAGCAGACGGCAGAGAGAGCCACAGGAATCGCAAGCTGAGCCGCAGGAAGAGTCGGAAGATGAGGCGGATGATGCGCCGCAGGAGGAGCGCCCGGACGATGTTTTGACGAGAGATGCGACGGGCGGCGAATCGAAAGAGCAGGAAGATGATAGAGGAGAATCGCAGGAAAAAGAGGCGCAGGCCGACGAGGAGCAGGCGTCGCCTGCGGATGGCGATTCGGGCGGCGAAGATAGAGATGAGACGCACTCCATAGAAGCGGTTATGGCGCGGCTTTCTCTCCTGCGCGAAACGGTGTGCGTGAGGAAGGGCAAGAGCGGCAGACGAGCCATCGTGCAGCTTGACGTGCCGGCGGGACGTCCTTGGCGCACATCGCTGCCGCGCACCGGACGGCGCATCGACCTCGCCTTTGCCGCTACGCTTCGCGCGGCGGCGCCCTATCAGCGCCAGCGGCATGGCGAGCAGGCCGTCGTCATACGCGCTGAGGATCTGCGCGTGTGGATTCGGGCGCGTCGTGCCTCTGCGAACATCCTCTTCCTTGTCGATGCGAGCGGCTCCATGGGCGCGAAGGAGCGCATGAAGATGGTGAAGGGCGCGGTGCTCGCCCTCCTGCGCGAAGCGTACCAAAAGCGTGACCGCGTGGGACTGATCGCCTTTCGCCGCACGAGCGCCGAGACGCTCTTGCCGATGACGCGAAGCGTGGAACTGGCGGAAAAGGCGCTGCGTTCTTTGCCGACGGGCGGCAAGACGCCGCTCGCGGAAGGACTTGCCGCCGCGCTCAAGATGATGGATGAGCTCAGTCGCAAGGAAGGCGCGGAGACGGTGCTCGTGCTCGTGACAGACGGCAGGACGAATGTTTCTGCAGCGGGGAAGGCGAAGGAGGAGGCGCTGCGCGCAGCGGAGGAGATCGCGCGAAGAGACGCGCACTGCATCGTGCTCGATACGGAGAAGAACTTTCCGAAGGTGGGACTGGCGCCTGAGATTGCGCAGCGCATGAATGCCGGCTACGCCACGCTGGAGCGCCTTTGTGCCGAAGGCGTATTGGAAGTCGTGCGGCGTTTTCGCGATATGCAAGAGTGA
- a CDS encoding ATP-binding protein yields the protein MMKKTYPFSAIVGQEEMKKALLLNIVMPSLGGVLIKGEKGTAKSTAVRAAAGLLPAMRAVAGCACRCDPAAPEFFCDDCRRKAEAGARMKEESVPMRVVELPVSATEDRVVGTLDIEAAIRHGRKEFEAGILAEANRSILYVDEINLLDDHIVDILLDSAAMGINTVEREGISYAHPARFVLVGTMNPEEGDIRPQLLDRFALSVTVTGEREAKDRIEVVKRRIAYEQHAEGFAASYREQQEALRERIERARALLKSVAVADRMLEKAAHISLALGVDGHRADITLIKAAMANAAFSGRTEVEKEDMKAVSRLVLAHRLRRRPFEEGEVDWSAVDDVLV from the coding sequence ATGATGAAAAAGACGTATCCCTTTTCTGCCATCGTGGGGCAGGAAGAGATGAAGAAGGCGCTTTTGCTCAATATCGTCATGCCGTCCTTAGGCGGCGTGCTGATTAAGGGTGAGAAGGGGACGGCGAAGTCGACCGCCGTCCGCGCCGCCGCGGGGCTGCTGCCCGCCATGCGGGCGGTGGCGGGCTGTGCGTGCCGCTGTGACCCTGCGGCGCCGGAGTTTTTTTGCGACGATTGCCGCAGGAAGGCTGAAGCGGGCGCACGCATGAAGGAGGAGAGCGTTCCCATGCGCGTCGTGGAGCTTCCCGTCAGTGCGACGGAGGATCGCGTCGTGGGCACGCTCGATATAGAGGCGGCGATTCGTCATGGCAGGAAGGAGTTTGAGGCGGGCATTCTCGCGGAGGCAAACCGCAGCATTCTCTATGTCGATGAAATCAATTTGCTCGACGATCACATCGTCGACATCCTGCTCGATTCGGCGGCGATGGGCATCAATACGGTGGAGCGCGAGGGCATTTCCTATGCGCATCCTGCACGCTTCGTGCTCGTGGGCACGATGAATCCCGAGGAGGGCGACATACGCCCGCAGCTGCTCGACCGCTTCGCCCTTTCGGTGACGGTGACGGGTGAGCGCGAGGCGAAGGATCGCATCGAGGTGGTGAAGAGGCGCATCGCTTATGAGCAGCATGCGGAGGGCTTTGCCGCTTCCTACAGGGAGCAGCAGGAGGCATTGCGCGAGCGAATCGAAAGGGCGCGTGCTCTCCTCAAAAGCGTCGCCGTGGCAGATAGAATGCTGGAAAAGGCGGCGCACATCTCGCTCGCGCTCGGCGTCGACGGACACCGCGCCGACATCACGCTCATCAAGGCGGCGATGGCGAATGCCGCCTTCTCGGGGCGCACGGAGGTCGAAAAGGAAGATATGAAGGCCGTCAGCCGCCTCGTGCTCGCGCATCGTCTGCGCCGCCGCCCCTTCGAGGAGGGCGAGGTCGACTGGTCTGCCGTGGATGATGTACTGGTTTGA
- a CDS encoding ABC transporter substrate-binding protein has protein sequence MRSKVFMQSSLLVVVVLLLFLTTSCGGEKNVEEQSANSSTSYSVTDITGRTIHFDTPPQRIVTLSATLDQIVLSVVPPERLVAVHSSMKESVNSNMVELASQIPETIHQPSVEYIVSLHPDVVLVADWQYMELADPLRDAGLKVVIGRGPHNLAEVKDLVRLATETIGEKRRGEILLKKMDEKLAEIKAKVDAIPQEKRKSVVFLSLMPTYGGKGSSFDDACHYAGVINGVSAYGLRNGQEVTKEVILSIDPDVLFLPDYPWKGQEWLDAYIRSYTEDPALQTLKALKNHSLVSPRSSFLYNCSQDFVYGVQEIAYRVYGDEFYLPADAHISAVDE, from the coding sequence GTGCGGAGTAAGGTCTTCATGCAATCGTCGCTCCTCGTTGTCGTCGTTTTGCTGCTTTTTCTGACAACATCGTGCGGCGGCGAAAAGAATGTGGAGGAGCAGTCTGCGAATTCTTCGACATCGTATTCGGTGACGGACATCACGGGGCGCACGATACATTTCGACACTCCGCCGCAGCGCATCGTCACTTTGTCGGCGACCTTGGATCAGATCGTTCTCAGCGTCGTGCCGCCTGAAAGGCTTGTCGCCGTTCATTCGAGCATGAAGGAATCCGTCAATTCCAATATGGTGGAGCTCGCTTCGCAAATACCTGAGACGATACATCAGCCGAGCGTAGAATACATCGTCTCCCTTCATCCGGACGTGGTTCTTGTTGCAGATTGGCAGTATATGGAACTTGCCGATCCGCTGCGCGATGCAGGACTGAAAGTCGTCATCGGCAGAGGCCCGCATAATCTCGCAGAGGTCAAGGATCTCGTGCGCCTTGCGACGGAAACCATCGGGGAGAAGAGAAGGGGTGAAATCTTGCTCAAGAAGATGGATGAAAAGCTGGCGGAGATCAAGGCGAAGGTCGACGCCATTCCACAGGAGAAGAGGAAGAGCGTCGTGTTCCTCTCGCTCATGCCCACGTACGGCGGCAAGGGATCGAGCTTCGACGACGCCTGTCACTATGCGGGCGTCATCAACGGCGTTTCCGCCTATGGACTGCGCAACGGGCAGGAAGTGACGAAGGAGGTGATTCTATCCATTGATCCCGATGTGCTTTTCTTGCCCGATTATCCGTGGAAGGGTCAGGAATGGCTCGACGCATATATTCGCAGCTATACCGAGGATCCGGCGCTTCAAACACTCAAGGCGCTTAAAAATCACAGCCTTGTATCGCCGCGTTCGTCCTTCCTCTACAACTGCTCGCAGGACTTTGTCTACGGCGTGCAGGAAATCGCCTACAGGGTTTACGGCGACGAGTTTTATCTGCCGGCCGATGCGCATATTTCGGCAGTCGATGAGTGA
- a CDS encoding radical SAM/SPASM domain-containing protein yields the protein MGLKMLVLSLTGDCNLACRYCYASGQARRMMAWETARRAVELAASGGDPFLLQFSGGEPLLALPLLARIAAYVRDHRIKARMAVQTNGTLLTEEAVNILCDSNMGIGVSLDGRPAVHDRQRQYSDGRGSAADVAAGIERLARRGVGIGLTCVVTAENVHSLTDVVDMAYYFGNVHRVGFDLLRAQGRGTNAALPRESDMAAAMREVFARREALYRLTGRRLAISQEEQARDIAGRGGSDFSHCYAMNGEGVHVDVDGGIYACSSFIGDKRFFLGNVMQGVNLRRLQEVSAKMQRSMDFCRRCHDFAACGGGCFARWLGMEQEEPCAAECALKRAAASAVFGKEGYRAE from the coding sequence ATGGGGCTGAAGATGCTGGTGCTGAGCCTGACGGGAGACTGCAACCTCGCTTGTCGCTATTGCTATGCAAGCGGCCAAGCGAGGCGCATGATGGCATGGGAAACGGCGCGGCGGGCTGTCGAGCTGGCTGCCTCTGGCGGCGATCCGTTCCTCCTGCAGTTTTCGGGCGGCGAACCTCTGCTTGCATTGCCGCTCCTTGCGCGTATTGCCGCCTATGTGCGCGATCATCGCATCAAGGCGCGCATGGCCGTTCAGACGAACGGCACGCTGCTGACGGAAGAGGCGGTGAATATCCTATGCGATTCCAACATGGGCATCGGCGTGAGCCTCGATGGCAGGCCGGCAGTGCATGATCGCCAAAGGCAATATTCGGACGGCAGAGGTTCTGCCGCTGACGTGGCGGCGGGCATCGAGCGCCTTGCGCGGCGTGGCGTCGGCATCGGATTGACGTGCGTCGTGACGGCGGAGAATGTCCACAGCCTGACCGATGTCGTCGATATGGCCTATTACTTCGGCAATGTGCATCGCGTCGGTTTCGACCTCCTGCGTGCGCAGGGGCGCGGCACGAACGCCGCTTTGCCGCGAGAAAGCGATATGGCGGCGGCGATGCGCGAGGTTTTCGCTCGGCGCGAGGCGCTTTATCGCTTGACGGGACGCCGCCTCGCCATATCGCAGGAGGAGCAGGCGAGAGACATCGCAGGGCGCGGCGGGAGCGACTTTTCCCACTGCTATGCGATGAACGGCGAAGGCGTCCACGTCGACGTCGATGGCGGCATCTACGCTTGCTCCTCTTTCATCGGCGATAAGCGCTTCTTCCTAGGCAATGTTATGCAGGGCGTGAATTTGCGTCGTCTGCAGGAAGTATCTGCCAAGATGCAGCGGAGCATGGATTTTTGCCGACGATGTCACGATTTTGCCGCCTGCGGAGGCGGCTGCTTCGCGCGCTGGCTGGGAATGGAACAAGAAGAGCCGTGCGCGGCGGAATGTGCGTTGAAGAGGGCTGCAGCATCGGCAGTTTTCGGAAAGGAAGGGTATCGTGCGGAGTAA
- a CDS encoding ABC transporter substrate-binding protein has product MRIRSDAWRRGVVPALLLAVTVLLCACARGGTAVEEEAGDFFCGTDDMGTEIVLHEKPQRIVSLNLGTDEILLALAPPEQIAALSSYVDDAGLSCMAEAAKAVPVKLHDKSPERVLAQHPDLVLTTDSVPKELVASMRDLGLTVFVSKTPKSIEAVFPRIKSIGKVIGREEEAAALTGRLHERLADVTRRTADIPEDERPIVVAFAFSGVFGRRDDLFDDMCRHAALRNGAAMAGLTKDNSISMEQVVALDPDVFLLPSWSAEGEKTEEFREKLRSDPLFKHVKAVRENRLYCVPDTYRYSASQNAVEAVYVLAKTVYPERFANEDGASAGN; this is encoded by the coding sequence ATGCGCATACGTTCTGACGCATGGCGGCGCGGCGTGGTGCCGGCGCTCCTTCTCGCTGTCACCGTCCTCCTCTGCGCATGTGCGCGCGGGGGAACGGCGGTGGAGGAAGAAGCGGGCGATTTCTTTTGCGGCACAGACGATATGGGCACGGAGATCGTGCTGCATGAGAAGCCGCAGCGCATCGTCTCGCTCAATCTCGGTACGGATGAAATTTTGCTCGCGCTCGCGCCGCCTGAACAGATTGCGGCGCTTTCCTCTTATGTGGATGATGCGGGGCTTTCGTGCATGGCAGAGGCGGCGAAAGCTGTACCCGTCAAGCTACACGACAAGAGTCCTGAGCGCGTGCTCGCACAGCATCCCGACCTTGTGCTCACGACGGACAGCGTGCCGAAAGAGCTCGTAGCGAGTATGCGCGATCTGGGTCTGACGGTCTTTGTTTCCAAAACACCCAAGAGCATCGAGGCGGTTTTTCCGCGCATCAAGTCCATCGGCAAGGTGATTGGCAGGGAAGAGGAAGCGGCGGCCTTGACTGGAAGGCTGCATGAGCGCTTGGCGGATGTGACGCGGCGCACGGCGGACATTCCCGAAGACGAGAGGCCGATTGTCGTCGCTTTCGCTTTCAGCGGCGTCTTCGGGCGGCGCGACGACCTCTTCGACGATATGTGCCGCCATGCCGCGCTCAGAAACGGCGCAGCGATGGCGGGTCTCACGAAGGACAACAGCATCTCCATGGAGCAGGTCGTCGCGCTCGACCCCGACGTGTTCCTGCTGCCGTCATGGAGTGCCGAGGGGGAAAAGACGGAAGAATTCCGTGAGAAGCTGCGCAGTGACCCGTTGTTCAAGCATGTAAAGGCGGTGCGTGAGAACCGCCTCTACTGCGTGCCCGATACGTACCGCTACAGCGCTTCGCAAAATGCTGTCGAAGCCGTCTATGTGCTGGCAAAGACCGTCTATCCCGAGCGTTTTGCCAATGAAGACGGCGCGAGTGCAGGAAATTGA